A genome region from Pseudorca crassidens isolate mPseCra1 chromosome 20, mPseCra1.hap1, whole genome shotgun sequence includes the following:
- the BICRA gene encoding BRD4-interacting chromatin-remodeling complex-associated protein isoform X5, with product MDDEDGRCLLDVICDPQALNDFLHGSEKLDSDDLLDNPGEAQSAFYEGPGLHVQEASGNHLNPEPSQPAPSVDLDFLEDDILGSPAAGGGGGGGADQPCDILQQSLQEANITEQTLEAEAELDLGPFQLPTLQPADGGAGPAGTGGAAAVATGPQALFPGGADLLGLQAPPTVLTHQALVPPQDVVSKALSVQPFLQPVGLGNVTLQPIPGLQGLPNGSPGGAAAATLGLAPIQVVGQPVMALNPPTSQLLAKQVPVSGYLASAAGPSEPVTLASAGVSPQGAGLVIQKNLPAAVATTLNGNSVFGGAGAATAAASGAPSGQPLAVAPGLGTSPLVPAPNVILHRTPTPIQPKPAGVLPPKLYQLTPKPFAPAGATLTIQGEAGGLPQQPKAPQNLTFMAAGKAGQNVVLSGFPAPALQANVFKQPPATTTGGAPPQPPGALSKPMSVHLLNQGSSIVIPAQHMLPGQNQFLLPGTSAVQLPQPLSALPANVGGQILAAAAPHAGGQLIANPILTNQNLAGPLSLGPVLAPHSGAHSAAHILSAAPIQVGQPALFQMPVSLAAGSLPTQSQPAPTGPAATTVLQGVTLPPSAVAMLNAPDGLVQPATPAAAAAAAGEAAPVLAVQTAPQASPAVSTPLPLGLQQPQAQQQQQPAQGPAPQAAPAQTSTPQPSPGLASSPEKMVLGQPPSAAATAILTQDSLQMFLPQVPSGIILQSKAVGAPAAPQTSASLGPLGSPTASGLVSGQAPSGTSTAPSHAPAPAPVATAGLPPLLPAESKAFASNLPTLTVAKAAASGPGKSSGLQYECKLSSLKKPPTLQPSKEACFLEHLHKHQGSVLHPDYKTAFPSFEDALHRLLPYHVYQGALPSPNDYHKVDEEFETVSTQLLKRTQAMLNKYRLLLLEESRRVSPSAEMVMIDRMFIQEEKTTLALDKQLAKEKPDEYVSSSRSLGLPLAASSEGHRLPSHGPSPSSASGAPTQPPLHLPTKLVIRHGGAGGSPSVSWARASSSSLSSSALSSAASSLDADEDGPMPSRNRPPIKTYEARSRIGLKLKIKQEAGLRKVVHNTALDPVHQTPPPPPAALKAAEPPPRPPPPPPATGQMNGTVDHPPPPPAAADRKPPAPAPHCPRLPLRKTYRENVEASGGGAAEGAAAGRARGGSPAPLPTKVDEATSGLIRELAAVEDELYQRMLKGAPAEPAAGAGQGSGSREPGWEAPPLPPAKRRKSESPDVDQASFSSDSPQDDTLTEHLQSAIDSILNLQQAPGRTPAPPYPHAAPAAVTPASPTPLHRPEAYPPSSHNGGLGARTLNR from the exons CTTGACAGTGATGACCTCCTGGATAATCCCGGGGAGGCCCAAAGTGCCTTCTATGAAGGTCCTGGG CTCCACGTGCAAGAAGCTTCTGGCAACCACTTGAACCCAGAGCCCAGCCAGCCGGCCCCCAGCGTGGACCTCGACTTCCTGGAAGATGATATCCTGGGCTCaccggcggcggggggcgggggcggcgggggcgccGACCAGCCCTGTGACATCCTCCAGCAGAGCCTCCAGGAGGCCAACATCACCGAGCAGACACTCGAAGCCGAGGCCGAGCTGGACCTGGGCCCCTTCCAGCTGCCCACGCTGCAGCCTGCGGATGGCGGGGCTGGCCCAGCGGGGACCGGAGGGGCTGCCGCCGTGGCCACGGGGCCCCAGGCCCTCTTCCCGGGTGGGGCTGACCTGCTGGGGCTGCAGGCCCCGCCCACCGTGCTGACCCACCAGGCCCTGGTGCCGCCCCAGGACGTGGTCAGCAAAGCCCTCAGTGTCCAGCCCTTCCTGCAGCCCGTGGGCCTGGGCAACGTGACCCTGCAGCCCATCCCAGGCCTTCAGGGCCTGCCCAACGGCAGCCCCGGGGGCGCCGCGGCGGCTACTCTCGGCCTGGCTCCCATCCAGGTGGTGGGCCAGCCCGTCATGGCACTCAACCCGCCCACCTCCCAGCTCCTGGCCAAGCAGGTGCCCGTCAGCGGTTATCTGGCCTCGGCAGCTGGCCCTTCAGAGCCAGTGACCCTGGCATCGGCCGGCGTCTCGCCGCAGGGGGCTGGCCTGGTCATCCAGAAGAACCTCCCTGCCGCCGTGGCCACCACGCTCAATGGGAACTCGGTGTTCGGAGGGGCGGGAGCCGCCACGGCCGCGGCCAGCGGGGCGCCCTCGGGACAGCCGCTGGCGGTGGCCCCGGGCCTCGGCACGTCGCCACTGGTTCCGGCGCCCAACGTGATCCTGCACCGCACGCCCACGCCCATCCAGCCCAAGCCTGCCGGCGTGCTGCCCCCCAAGCTCTACCAGCTGACACCCAAGCCGTTCGCCCCCGCGGGCGCCACGCTCACCATCCAGGGCGAGGCAGGGGGCCTCCCACAGCAGCCCAAGGCCCCCCAGAACCTGACTTTCATGGCGGCGGGCAAGGCCGGCCAGAACGTGGTGCTGTCGGGCTTCCCGGCGCCCGCCCTGCAGGCGAACGTCTTCAAGCAGCCTCCCGCCACCACCACGGGCGGGGCCCCGCCGCAACCCCCCGGGGCCCTGAGCAAGCCCATGAGCGTGCACCTCCTGAATCAAGGCAGCAGCATCGTCATCCCCGCCCAGCACATGCTGCCGGGCCAGAACCAGTTCTTGCTGCCCGGCACGTCGGCAGTCCAGCTCCCCCAGCCGCTCTCGGCCCTGCCGGCCAACGTGGGCGGGCAGATCCTGGCGGCGGCAGCCCCCCACGCGGGCGGACAGCTCATCGCCAACCCCATCCTCACCAACCAGAACCTGGCGGGCCCGCTGAGCCTGGGCCCTGTGCTGGCCCCCCACTCCGGGGCCCACAGCGCAGCCCACATCCTCTCGGCGGCCCCCATCCAGGTGGGCCAGCCAGCGCTCTTCCAGATGCCCGTGTCGCTGGCCGCGGGCAGCCTGCCCACACAGAGCCAGCCGGCACCCACCGGCCCCGCCGCCACTACCGTCCTCCAGGGGGTCACTCTGCCCCCCAGCGCCGTGGCTATGCTCAACGCCCCCGACGGTCTGGTGCAGCCCGCCAcccctgccgccgccgccgccgccgctgggGAGGCTGCGCCTGTCCTCGCAGTGCAGACGGCGCCCCAGGCGTCCCCCGCGGTCAGCACGCCGCTGCCTCTGGGCCTCCAGCAGCCGCAGgcacagcaacagcagcagcccGCACAGGGCCCTGCCCCGCAGGCCGCCCCGGCTCAGACCtccaccccccagcccagcccaggcctggcgTCCAGCCCGGAGAAGATGGTCCTGGGGCAGCCGCCCTCTGCCGCCGCCACGGCCATCCTCACTCAGGACTCCCTGCAGATGTTCCTGCCCCAG GTGCCGTCCGGAATCATCCTCCAGAGCAAGGCTGTGGGCGCCCCCGCCGCCCCGCAGACCTCCGCCAGCCTGGGGCCCCTCGGCAGCCCCACCGCCTCCGGGCTGGTCAGTGGGCAGGCCCCATCTGGGACCTCCACCGCCCCCAGCCATGCCCCGGCCCCGGCGCCCGTGGCCACTGCAG gcctccctcctctgcttcccGCCGAGAGCAAAGCCTTTGCCAGCAACCTCCCCACCCTGACTGTGGCCAAGGCCGCTGCATCTgggccagggaagtcctccgGGCTGCAG taTGAGTGCAAGTTGAGCAGCCTGAAGAAGCCACCTACCCTTCAGCCCAGCAAAGAAGCCTG cttCCTGGAGCATTTGCACAAACATCAGGGCTCCGTCCTGCACCCTGACTACAAGACGGCCTTCCCCTCCTTTGAGGACGCCCTGCATCGCCTCCTGCCCTACCACGTCTACCAgggtgccctcccctcccccaacgaCTACCACAAAG TGGACGAGGAGTTTGAGACGGTTTCCACGCAGCTGCTGAAACGCACCCAGgccatgctcaataaataccgcCTCCTGCTCTTGGAGGAGTCCCGG AGGGTGAGCCCCTCAGCGGAGATGGTAATGATCGACCGAATGTTCATTCAGGAGGAAAAGACCACGCTGGCCTTGGACAAGCAGCTGGCCAAGGAGAAGCCTG ATGAGTATGTGTCTTCCTCGCGCTCTCTCGGCCTCCCCCTCGCCGCCTCTTCCGAGGGACACCGACTCCCCAGCCACGGCCCATCACCGTCCTCAGCGTCTGGGGCCCCGACCCAACCCCCTCTGCACCTGCCCACCAAGCTGGTGATCCGGCACGGTGGGGCGGGCGGCTCCCCTTCCGTGAGCTGGGCCCGGGCGTCCTCCTCCTCCCTGTCCTCATCTGCCTTGTCCTCCGCTGCCTCCTCCCTGGACGCCGACGAGGACGGCCCGATGCCTTCCCGTAACCGCCCGCCCATCAAGACCTATGAGGCCCGGAGCCGCATTGGCCTCAAGCTCAAGATCAAACAGGAAGCCGGACTCAGGAAGGTCGTCCACAACACAGCCCTGGACCCGGTGCACCAGACCCCGCCGCCACCCCCCGCCGCCCTCAAGGCGGCCgagcccccgccccggcccccgccgccgccccccgccACCGGCCAGATGAACGGCACAGTGGAccacccgccgccgccgccggccgctGCCGACCGCAAGCCACCGGCGCCGGCCCCCCACTGCCCCCGCCTGCCCCTCCGCAAGACCTACCGCGAGAACGTGGAGGCCTCGGGCGGCGGGGCGGCCGAGGGCGCGGCAGCGGGCAGAGCCCGGGGTGGCAGCCCGGCCCCGCTGCCCACCAAAGTGGACGAGGCCACCAGCGGGCTCATCCGCGAGCTGGCGGCGGTGGAGGACGAGCTGTACCAGCGCATGCTGAAGGGCGCCCCGGCCGAACCCGCGGCCGGCGCCGGGCAGGGCAGCGGCAGCCGGGAGCCCGGCTGGGAGGCGCCCCCGCTGCCCCCGGCCAAGCGGCGCAAGTCCGAGTCGCCCGACGTGGACCAGGCCAGCTTCTCCAGCGACAGCCCGCAGGACGACACGCTCACGGAACACCTCCAGAGCGCCATCGACAGCATCCTGAACCTCCAACAGGCCCCCGGCCGGACGCCCGCTCCCCCGTACCCACACGCCGCCCCGGCGGCGGTCACGCCTGCCTCCCCGACGCCCCTGCACAGGCCGGAGGCCTACCCGCCCTCCAGTCACAACGGTGGCCTCGGCGCCAGGACGTTGAACAGATAA
- the BICRA gene encoding BRD4-interacting chromatin-remodeling complex-associated protein isoform X3, with the protein MDDEDGRCLLDVICDPQALNDFLHGSEKLDSDDLLDNPGEAQSAFYEGPGLHVQEASGNHLNPEPSQPAPSVDLDFLEDDILGSPAAGGGGGGGADQPCDILQQSLQEANITEQTLEAEAELDLGPFQLPTLQPADGGAGPAGTGGAAAVATGPQALFPGGADLLGLQAPPTVLTHQALVPPQDVVSKALSVQPFLQPVGLGNVTLQPIPGLQGLPNGSPGGAAAATLGLAPIQVVGQPVMALNPPTSQLLAKQVPVSGYLASAAGPSEPVTLASAGVSPQGAGLVIQKNLPAAVATTLNGNSVFGGAGAATAAASGAPSGQPLAVAPGLGTSPLVPAPNVILHRTPTPIQPKPAGVLPPKLYQLTPKPFAPAGATLTIQGEAGGLPQQPKAPQNLTFMAAGKAGQNVVLSGFPAPALQANVFKQPPATTTGGAPPQPPGALSKPMSVHLLNQGSSIVIPAQHMLPGQNQFLLPGTSAVQLPQPLSALPANVGGQILAAAAPHAGGQLIANPILTNQNLAGPLSLGPVLAPHSGAHSAAHILSAAPIQVGQPALFQMPVSLAAGSLPTQSQPAPTGPAATTVLQGVTLPPSAVAMLNAPDGLVQPATPAAAAAAAGEAAPVLAVQTAPQASPAVSTPLPLGLQQPQAQQQQQPAQGPAPQAAPAQTSTPQPSPGLASSPEKMVLGQPPSAAATAILTQDSLQMFLPQIPAAAPLKGPGPSSSPSLPHQAPLGDSPHLPSPHPPRPPSRPPSRPHSRPPSQPQSLSRPPSEPALHPCPPPQAPPTLPSIFVIQNQLGVPPPASTPAPSAPGPPQPPLRPPSQPLEGPLAPASTSSVVASSSETSSRLPAPTPPDFQLQFPPGQGPHKSPTPPPTLHLVPEPAAPPAPPPRTFQMVATPFPALPQPKALLERFHQVPSGIILQSKAVGAPAAPQTSASLGPLGSPTASGLVSGQAPSGTSTAPSHAPAPAPVATAGLPPLLPAESKAFASNLPTLTVAKAAASGPGKSSGLQYECKLSSLKKPPTLQPSKEACFLEHLHKHQGSVLHPDYKTAFPSFEDALHRLLPYHVYQGALPSPNDYHKVDEEFETVSTQLLKRTQAMLNKYRLLLLEESRRVSPSAEMVMIDRMFIQEEKTTLALDKQLAKEKPDEYVSSSRSLGLPLAASSEGHRLPSHGPSPSSASGAPTQPPLHLPTKLVIRHGGAGGSPSVSWARASSSSLSSSALSSAASSLDADEDGPMPSRNRPPIKTYEARSRIGLKLKIKQEAGLRKVVHNTALDPVHQTPPPPPAALKAAEPPPRPPPPPPATGQMNGTVDHPPPPPAAADRKPPAPAPHCPRLPLRKTYRENVEASGGGAAEGAAAGRARGGSPAPLPTKVDEATSGLIRELAAVEDELYQRMLKGAPAEPAAGAGQGSGSREPGWEAPPLPPAKRRKSESPDVDQASFSSDSPQDDTLTEHLQSAIDSILNLQQAPGRTPAPPYPHAAPAAVTPASPTPLHRPEAYPPSSHNGGLGARTLNR; encoded by the exons CTTGACAGTGATGACCTCCTGGATAATCCCGGGGAGGCCCAAAGTGCCTTCTATGAAGGTCCTGGG CTCCACGTGCAAGAAGCTTCTGGCAACCACTTGAACCCAGAGCCCAGCCAGCCGGCCCCCAGCGTGGACCTCGACTTCCTGGAAGATGATATCCTGGGCTCaccggcggcggggggcgggggcggcgggggcgccGACCAGCCCTGTGACATCCTCCAGCAGAGCCTCCAGGAGGCCAACATCACCGAGCAGACACTCGAAGCCGAGGCCGAGCTGGACCTGGGCCCCTTCCAGCTGCCCACGCTGCAGCCTGCGGATGGCGGGGCTGGCCCAGCGGGGACCGGAGGGGCTGCCGCCGTGGCCACGGGGCCCCAGGCCCTCTTCCCGGGTGGGGCTGACCTGCTGGGGCTGCAGGCCCCGCCCACCGTGCTGACCCACCAGGCCCTGGTGCCGCCCCAGGACGTGGTCAGCAAAGCCCTCAGTGTCCAGCCCTTCCTGCAGCCCGTGGGCCTGGGCAACGTGACCCTGCAGCCCATCCCAGGCCTTCAGGGCCTGCCCAACGGCAGCCCCGGGGGCGCCGCGGCGGCTACTCTCGGCCTGGCTCCCATCCAGGTGGTGGGCCAGCCCGTCATGGCACTCAACCCGCCCACCTCCCAGCTCCTGGCCAAGCAGGTGCCCGTCAGCGGTTATCTGGCCTCGGCAGCTGGCCCTTCAGAGCCAGTGACCCTGGCATCGGCCGGCGTCTCGCCGCAGGGGGCTGGCCTGGTCATCCAGAAGAACCTCCCTGCCGCCGTGGCCACCACGCTCAATGGGAACTCGGTGTTCGGAGGGGCGGGAGCCGCCACGGCCGCGGCCAGCGGGGCGCCCTCGGGACAGCCGCTGGCGGTGGCCCCGGGCCTCGGCACGTCGCCACTGGTTCCGGCGCCCAACGTGATCCTGCACCGCACGCCCACGCCCATCCAGCCCAAGCCTGCCGGCGTGCTGCCCCCCAAGCTCTACCAGCTGACACCCAAGCCGTTCGCCCCCGCGGGCGCCACGCTCACCATCCAGGGCGAGGCAGGGGGCCTCCCACAGCAGCCCAAGGCCCCCCAGAACCTGACTTTCATGGCGGCGGGCAAGGCCGGCCAGAACGTGGTGCTGTCGGGCTTCCCGGCGCCCGCCCTGCAGGCGAACGTCTTCAAGCAGCCTCCCGCCACCACCACGGGCGGGGCCCCGCCGCAACCCCCCGGGGCCCTGAGCAAGCCCATGAGCGTGCACCTCCTGAATCAAGGCAGCAGCATCGTCATCCCCGCCCAGCACATGCTGCCGGGCCAGAACCAGTTCTTGCTGCCCGGCACGTCGGCAGTCCAGCTCCCCCAGCCGCTCTCGGCCCTGCCGGCCAACGTGGGCGGGCAGATCCTGGCGGCGGCAGCCCCCCACGCGGGCGGACAGCTCATCGCCAACCCCATCCTCACCAACCAGAACCTGGCGGGCCCGCTGAGCCTGGGCCCTGTGCTGGCCCCCCACTCCGGGGCCCACAGCGCAGCCCACATCCTCTCGGCGGCCCCCATCCAGGTGGGCCAGCCAGCGCTCTTCCAGATGCCCGTGTCGCTGGCCGCGGGCAGCCTGCCCACACAGAGCCAGCCGGCACCCACCGGCCCCGCCGCCACTACCGTCCTCCAGGGGGTCACTCTGCCCCCCAGCGCCGTGGCTATGCTCAACGCCCCCGACGGTCTGGTGCAGCCCGCCAcccctgccgccgccgccgccgccgctgggGAGGCTGCGCCTGTCCTCGCAGTGCAGACGGCGCCCCAGGCGTCCCCCGCGGTCAGCACGCCGCTGCCTCTGGGCCTCCAGCAGCCGCAGgcacagcaacagcagcagcccGCACAGGGCCCTGCCCCGCAGGCCGCCCCGGCTCAGACCtccaccccccagcccagcccaggcctggcgTCCAGCCCGGAGAAGATGGTCCTGGGGCAGCCGCCCTCTGCCGCCGCCACGGCCATCCTCACTCAGGACTCCCTGCAGATGTTCCTGCCCCAG atCCCAGCGGCGGCTCCGCTGAAGGGCCCAGGCCCCTCGTCATCCCCATCACTACCTCACCAGGCCCCGCTGGGAGACAGCCCTCACCTGCCCTCCCCGCACCCTCCGCGGCCCCCTTCCCGCCCGCCCTCCCGACCCCACTCCCGCCCACCTTCGCAGCCCCAGAGCTTGTCCCGGCCACCCTCAGAGCCCGCCCTGCACCCTTGCCCTCCGCCCCAGGCCCCCCCCACTCTGCCTAGCATCTTTGTCATCCAGAACCAGCTGGGCGTCCCCCCACCTGCGAGCACGCCGGCCCCCAGTGCCCCAGGCCCACCGCAGCCCCCTCTGCGACCCCCCTCCCAGCCCTTGGAGGGGCCACTGGCCCCAGCCTCCACCTCCTCTGTCGTGGCCTCCTCCTCCGAGACGTCCTCCAGGCTGCCAGCCCCCACGCCGCCCGACTTCCAGCTCCAGTTCCCCCCTGGCCAGGGGCCCCACAAGTCCCCCACGCCCCCTCCGACCCTCCACCTGGTCCCCGAGCCCgccgcgccccccgccccgcctcctcGGACCTTCCAGATGGTGGCCACCCCCTTCCCGGCGCTGCCCCAGCCGAAGGCTCTTCTCGAGAGATTTCACCAG GTGCCGTCCGGAATCATCCTCCAGAGCAAGGCTGTGGGCGCCCCCGCCGCCCCGCAGACCTCCGCCAGCCTGGGGCCCCTCGGCAGCCCCACCGCCTCCGGGCTGGTCAGTGGGCAGGCCCCATCTGGGACCTCCACCGCCCCCAGCCATGCCCCGGCCCCGGCGCCCGTGGCCACTGCAG gcctccctcctctgcttcccGCCGAGAGCAAAGCCTTTGCCAGCAACCTCCCCACCCTGACTGTGGCCAAGGCCGCTGCATCTgggccagggaagtcctccgGGCTGCAG taTGAGTGCAAGTTGAGCAGCCTGAAGAAGCCACCTACCCTTCAGCCCAGCAAAGAAGCCTG cttCCTGGAGCATTTGCACAAACATCAGGGCTCCGTCCTGCACCCTGACTACAAGACGGCCTTCCCCTCCTTTGAGGACGCCCTGCATCGCCTCCTGCCCTACCACGTCTACCAgggtgccctcccctcccccaacgaCTACCACAAAG TGGACGAGGAGTTTGAGACGGTTTCCACGCAGCTGCTGAAACGCACCCAGgccatgctcaataaataccgcCTCCTGCTCTTGGAGGAGTCCCGG AGGGTGAGCCCCTCAGCGGAGATGGTAATGATCGACCGAATGTTCATTCAGGAGGAAAAGACCACGCTGGCCTTGGACAAGCAGCTGGCCAAGGAGAAGCCTG ATGAGTATGTGTCTTCCTCGCGCTCTCTCGGCCTCCCCCTCGCCGCCTCTTCCGAGGGACACCGACTCCCCAGCCACGGCCCATCACCGTCCTCAGCGTCTGGGGCCCCGACCCAACCCCCTCTGCACCTGCCCACCAAGCTGGTGATCCGGCACGGTGGGGCGGGCGGCTCCCCTTCCGTGAGCTGGGCCCGGGCGTCCTCCTCCTCCCTGTCCTCATCTGCCTTGTCCTCCGCTGCCTCCTCCCTGGACGCCGACGAGGACGGCCCGATGCCTTCCCGTAACCGCCCGCCCATCAAGACCTATGAGGCCCGGAGCCGCATTGGCCTCAAGCTCAAGATCAAACAGGAAGCCGGACTCAGGAAGGTCGTCCACAACACAGCCCTGGACCCGGTGCACCAGACCCCGCCGCCACCCCCCGCCGCCCTCAAGGCGGCCgagcccccgccccggcccccgccgccgccccccgccACCGGCCAGATGAACGGCACAGTGGAccacccgccgccgccgccggccgctGCCGACCGCAAGCCACCGGCGCCGGCCCCCCACTGCCCCCGCCTGCCCCTCCGCAAGACCTACCGCGAGAACGTGGAGGCCTCGGGCGGCGGGGCGGCCGAGGGCGCGGCAGCGGGCAGAGCCCGGGGTGGCAGCCCGGCCCCGCTGCCCACCAAAGTGGACGAGGCCACCAGCGGGCTCATCCGCGAGCTGGCGGCGGTGGAGGACGAGCTGTACCAGCGCATGCTGAAGGGCGCCCCGGCCGAACCCGCGGCCGGCGCCGGGCAGGGCAGCGGCAGCCGGGAGCCCGGCTGGGAGGCGCCCCCGCTGCCCCCGGCCAAGCGGCGCAAGTCCGAGTCGCCCGACGTGGACCAGGCCAGCTTCTCCAGCGACAGCCCGCAGGACGACACGCTCACGGAACACCTCCAGAGCGCCATCGACAGCATCCTGAACCTCCAACAGGCCCCCGGCCGGACGCCCGCTCCCCCGTACCCACACGCCGCCCCGGCGGCGGTCACGCCTGCCTCCCCGACGCCCCTGCACAGGCCGGAGGCCTACCCGCCCTCCAGTCACAACGGTGGCCTCGGCGCCAGGACGTTGAACAGATAA